From the genome of Persephonella atlantica:
GTCAAAATCTATAATAAAAACCTTCTCATATCCCTTTTTCTGAGCATATCTTGCTGCTATGGCAATGTTGTTGAATATACAGAATCCCATAGCTTTTGCGTGCTCTGCATGATGTCCTGGAGGTCTGACAGCTGCGAATACCCTTTCCACTTCTCCCCTTTCTATCCTATCTACAGCTTCCAGCCCTGCTCCTACTGCATAAGTGGCAGCCTCGTAAGAAAATATGGAGCATCGTGTGTCTGGGTCAAGATAGGTTCCACCGGCTGAGCATAAATCCATAATTTCCTGAGGGTAGTAAGTGTCATGAATGAGGGCTATCTCCTTTGCTGTTGCTTTTCTTGGTTTTATGTAGATTAGCTTGTCCTTTATCAGGTCTACATACTCATTGATAGCTTCAAGTCTGTGGGGAGATTCTGGATGTCCCTCTCCAGTATCATGCTTCAGATACACAGGGTCGTATATGTATCCAACCTTCCTCATCTTTTTACTCCGAATATATTTTTTAAAAACTCCTTCATCTTTTGAACAAAACTTTTTTCTTCTTCCTTCTTAGGAGGAATTAAAGGCGTTGTAAAT
Proteins encoded in this window:
- a CDS encoding histone deacetylase family protein; its protein translation is MRKVGYIYDPVYLKHDTGEGHPESPHRLEAINEYVDLIKDKLIYIKPRKATAKEIALIHDTYYPQEIMDLCSAGGTYLDPDTRCSIFSYEAATYAVGAGLEAVDRIERGEVERVFAAVRPPGHHAEHAKAMGFCIFNNIAIAARYAQKKGYEKVFIIDFDAHHGNGTQKAFYDDDTVFYFSTHQYPFYPGTGSREEKGAGRGYGFTYNVPLPAGTGDSVYERIYSEELPPLVEKFSPDIIMVSAGYDLHMDDPLTHLEVTTEGVGKIVESILKTKNVPFLFMLEGGYNIIALGESVKLTIEKMLTVSTTSV